A single region of the Fusarium fujikuroi IMI 58289 draft genome, chromosome FFUJ_chr05 genome encodes:
- a CDS encoding probable protein disulfide-isomerase precursor: MRSSTLVSLVALAAHAQAVQLSKTEFNVLVSSRPALVLFTADGCKECDRVQAVLDRASSALTNTAIASVNCNDEPTVCDDSQVFTVPTLKFTTGNNKLVTYKEGLDASSVVKYIGRQSGSPVVDLTEENHLDFARSSRVAVIAFLGSDHKPEHKTFGAVAERWRAHYSFGSVHGLEKDSKGPSIAVYTQEEEDPAYYRGPFTVTGVEAFLRDATQPLIREYDPIVHEEAMKDERPLAQIFFSKRDDRAELVKSLAPLARKYKDQLSFVTVLAPDYPKRCEQMHLNKEIKRGFAIANQQGRAYPMSEKVFNANRVAKHVAAYLASSLTPSIKSEPVPEVSTSQPFLAKLVGSNFDDLVFDKSKDVLVEFYVPWCQYCTDLHAVLGQLGSKYAELGLSDKAALATINVDANDVPIEIDSYPSIRLYRAGTNEVVSFKGNFTDMLTVEQLDAFIAQSGSHGVSIMEQTERGARDEL, from the exons ATGCGTTCATCAACTTTGGTATCACTCGTTGCTCTTGCTGCCCACGCACAAGCCGTACAACTCAGTAAAACAGAGTTCAACGTGTTGGTATCTTCGAGACCAGCGTTGGTTCTGTTTACAGCAGACGGCTGCAAGGAGTGTGATAGGGTGCAAGCAGTTCTGGACAGGGCATCGTCAGCACTCACAAACACTGCCATTGCTTCTGTCAACTGCAACGACGAACCAACTGTGTGCGATGACTCTCAAGTCTTCACAGTCCCCACGTTAAAGTTTACAACCGGCAACAATAAGCTGGTCACTTACAAAGAAGGTTTAGACGCGTCATC GGTTGTCAAATACATCGGGCGGCAGTCGGGTTCTCCCGTTGTAGATCTTACCGAAGAGAACCATCTCGATTTTGCGCGGTCATCTCGAGTGGCAGTCATTGCTTTTCTTGGCTCGGATCATAAGCCTGAGCACAAGACGTTTGGTGCTGTTGCCGAAAGATGGCGAGCGCATTACAGTTTTGGTTCTGTCCATGGCCTTGAGAAAGACAGCAAGGGCCCTTCCATTGCTGTTTACAcgcaagaggaagaggatccTGCCTACTACCGCGGACCTTTCACCGTCACGGGCGTCGAGGCATTTTTGCGCGATGCAACCCAGCCACTGATTCGCGAATATGATCCCATTGTTCATGAAGAAGCGATGAAG GATGAGCGACCGCTGGCCCAGATATTCTTCAGCAAACGCGATGATCGGGCTGAGCTCGTAAAGTCTCTGGCTCCTCTTGCTAGGAAGTATAAAGACCAGCTTTCCTTCGTGACAGTACTTGCACCAGATTACCCTAAGAGATGCGAGCAGATGCACCtcaataaagaaattaagcGTGGTTTTGCCATCGCAAATCAGCAGGGCAGAGCGTATCCCATGTCTGAAAAGGTGTTCAACGCCAATAGGGTCGCTAAGCATGTGGCTGCTTACCTGGCTAGCTCATTAACACCCAGCATCAAGTCAGAGCCAGTGCCTGAGGTGTCAACATCACAGCCTTTCTTGGCAAAGTTGGTGGGCAGTAATTTTGACGACTTGGTATTTGACAAGTCTAAAGATGTCTTGGTTGAGTTCTACGTACCGTGGTGTCAATACTGTACCGA TTTGCATGCCGTGCTGGGCCAGCTTGGTTCTAAGTACGCAGAGCTTGGACTTTCTGATAAAGCTGCTCTGGCTACGATTAACGTCGATGCGAATGACGTACCAATCGAGATTGACTCGTATCCTTCAATCAGATTATATCGTGCTGGTACAAATGAGGTTGTTTCTTTCAAGGGCAACTTCACTGACATGTTGACGGTTGAACAACTCGATGCTTTCATCGCTCAGAGCGGAAGTCATGGGGTCAGTATCATGGAGCAGACCGAGCGAGGAGCTCGTGATGAGCTGTAG
- a CDS encoding related to heterokaryon incompatibility protein (het-6OR allele) yields the protein MLPSKPKAEAKSSARHSRDSCSSFKVPAALRASSLLSRMNPSLRASSIESYLGGLVSNRLIFDRDSDSRIPLPLFADLEQDSNVEGILLSINNPRSPICRFTPLENNGTPAKSTSGIYHPLPGASTFRVLEILAGEDDVVQCKLHVCSLQTNEAAYEALSYTWGTSGTSSHRKIEIISNGASHSMSISVSLYIALRELRRSNTSRVIWADAICINQEDVKERGQQVVLMGQIFSGAWQVVVWLGEESDRCMCGNTVLETSLSSVSKAFSGVCAVVNDWLAQAGQEALEATYSELSKYDDSTVYRANINDGEDSRSYMMQLFRRRWFSRMWVLQEAVLARHALVQLGSYQIPWEWVGLAAAILVHKPELSPSGFGRDMIPTGAMNGYLMYRLSVSQKCFPRLEFSFAQLLQVSRYFQSKEPKDKVYGLLGIETTDSVGRQIVPDYRETINSEKVFEDIARLMLESANPLTFLSGAGTFGDYDRSRPSWVPSWHKRRPWTILPTKQDQGFQCASASRMEMRSDHKEGELVLKGVIVDQITSMQEHRDYWGIFDENDKSRNNLLNQPRWSTEAWRKCAMILTCGGDGRAYPIDDEATNLADLAAVVLSRSAHWVIRDLIALRDVIEPEDDEMTQAEYLAEIAEGGNARRYISAVEPVRNSYRLFKTASKDFGVGPVDMKIGDKLCVLFGAEVPFLLRPKGDGYLVIGECYVYNLMHGEILEKLTADPEGQLKAEWIKLI from the exons ATGTTGCCgtccaagcccaaggcagAGGCCAAGTCCTCCGCGCGCCACTCAAGAGACAGCTGTTCCAGTTTCAAAGTCCCTGCGGCATTGAGAGCCAGTTCACTTCTAAGCAGG ATGAATCCATCCCTTCGCGCAAGTTCTATAGAGTCATATTTAGGAGGACTTGTGAGCAACAGGTTGATCTTTGATCGCGACAGTGATTCGAGAATCCCTCTGCCTCTGTTCGCTGACTTGGAGCAAGATTCCAACGTAGAGGGAATTTTGCTCTCAATCAACAATCCGAGATCGCCGATATGTCGCTTCACTCCACTTGAGAACAATGGTACTCCAGCTAAAAGCACTTCCGGAATCTATCACCCTTTGCCCGGGGCCAGTACCTTCCGAGTACTAGAGATCCTCGCTGGAGAGGATGACGTGGTTCAATGTAAGCTCCATGTATGTAGCTTGCAAACAAACGAGGCAGCATATGAGGCTCTGTCATACACTTGGGGTACGTCAGGTACTTCCAGTCACCGGAAGATAGAAATCATCTCCAACGGCGCGAGTCATTCTATGTCTATCTCCGTGAGTTTGTATATCGCATTACGAGAGCTTCGGAGAAGCAATACAAGCAGAGTGATATGGGCTGATGCCATCTGTATCAACCAGGAGGATGTGAAAGAAAGAGGCCAGCAGGTAGTGCTGATGGGGCAGATATTCAGTGGCGCATGGCAGGTAGTCGTATGGCTAGGTGAAGAGAGCGACCGTTGCATGTGTGGAAACACGGTCCTTGAGACATCTCTTTCTTCGGTGTCAAAAGCCTTTTCGGGAGTATGCGCAGTTGTCAACGACTGGCTCGCACAAGCCGGTCAAGAGGCCCTCGAAGCAACTTACTCGGAACTCTCAAAATATGACGATTCTACCGTATATCGCGCCAACATCAACGATGGTGAAGACAGCCGCTCTTACATGATGCAGCTCTTCAGACGTCGTTGGTTCTCTCGGATGTGGGTCTTGCAAGAAGCTGTCCTAGCCAGGCATGCACTTGTTCAACTCGGCTCTTACCAGATCCCCTGGGAGTGGGTGGGCCTCGCAGCAGCTATACTGGTCCACAAGCCGGAGCTGTCACCCAGCGGCTTTGGGCGAGACATGATCCCTACTGGAGCGATGAACGGTTATCTGATGTATCGACTATCAGTTTCGCAGAAATGTTTCCCGCGACTAGAATTCTCGTTTGCACAATTACTCCAAGTTTCTCGATATTTCCAGAGCAAAGAACCGAAGGATAAGGTCTATGGCCTCTTGGGTATCGAAACAACAGACTCTGTGGGCAGGCAGATCGTCCCAGATTACCGGGAGACAATTAACTCTGAGAAAGTCTTCGAAGATATCGCAAGACTCATGCTTGAGTCGGCGAACCCACTGACGTTTCTTTCGGGAGCTGGGACATTTGGAGACTATGATcgatcaaggccatcgtgGGTGCCAAGCTGGCATAAGCGCCGGCCATGGACGATATTACCGACTAAGCAAGATCAAGGGTTCCAATGTGCATCTGCTTCTCGAATGGAAATGCGTTCCGATCACAAGGAAGGAGAGCTGGTCCTCAAAGGCGTGATCGTAGATCAAATTACCTCCATGCAGGAACACCGCGACTATTGGGGGATCTTCGACGAAAATGACAAAAGTCGCAACAATCTCCTTAATCAGCCACGATGGAGCACAGAGGCATGGAGAAAATGCGCCATGATTTTAACGTGCGGTGGCGATGGGAGAGCATATCCtattgatgatgaggccaCGAATCTCGCTGATCTAGCTGCTGTGGTCCTTTCGAGAAGTGCCCACTGGGTCATCAGAGATCTTATAGCTCTTCGAGATGTTATTGAGCCCGAAGACGACGAAATGACGCAAGCTGAGTATCTCGCTGAGATAGCTGAAGGCGGGAATGCTCGTCGATACATCAGCGCCGTGGAACCTGTTCGTAACTCTTATAGATTGTTTAAGACGGCGTCGAAAGACTTTGGGGTTGGACCCGTGGATATGAAGATTGGGGATAAGCTCTGCGTATTGTTTGGCGCAGAGGTCCCGTTTTTGTTGAGGCCGAAGGGAGATGGGTACTTGGTTATCGGGGAGTGTTATGTCTATAATTTAATGCATGGAGAAATCCTCGAGAAACTTACTGCTGATCCAGAAGGACAGTTGAAGGCTGAATGGATCAAACTCATCTAG
- a CDS encoding probable alpha-glucosidase (MalT) — MGSIVWDDEHQYIGKQPWWKAASFYQVYPASFKDSNNDGWGDLPGLISKLDYLSDLGIDVVWVSPIFESPQKDMGYDVSDYQKIYEPYGSVEDVDILVKECHARGLKIILDLVVNHTSIEHEWFKESRSSKDNPKRDWYIWKPARYDENGVRHPPTNWRGYFACSTWTWDEGTQEYYLHLYAPDQPDLNWDNDECREAIYENTMRFWLDRGVDGFRIDTVNKYSKRRDFVDAPITDPASPHQPAPEMWCNGPRIHEFIHEMYEKVLGPYNAVSVGELSNTPNPSQVIPYVSAAAKELDMVFEFSMIRLGNGNGFGDKYIYQPFPLSKLKAFVYKWQSFIEGTDAWATAFCENHDNGRAVDRFGDASTPEWWLKSAKTLAIWQTTLTGTLFLYQGQEIGMTNMPRSWGIEEYKDIESSNFYAEAVASGDEKRVRDTMHGLQIMARDHSRIPFQWDDSPNAGFADALAKPWMRVHDDYRDINVAKQVKDPNSILSFYKAMLRLRKQYQDIFVFGSFKLLDPEDESLFSYIKESSVPVKGRRLEKRKAVVVLNMSREDKLGPDVPTVLGCAHEDVRLMAYTRETASGLKGGRPMLAGWESRVYVNFELE; from the coding sequence ATGGGCTCCATCGTCTGGGACGATGAGCATCAATACATAGGCAAACAGCCCTGGTGGAAAGCCGCCTCCTTCTATCAGGTCTACCCAGCCAGCTTCAAAGACTCCAACAACGACGGCTGGGGCGATTTACCCGGCctcatctccaagctcgATTATCTAAGCGATCTTGGCATTGACGTCGTATGGGTGTCGCCCATTTTCGAAAGTCCCCAGAAGGACATGGGCTACGACGTTTCAGATTATCAGAAAATATACGAGCCTTACGGcagcgttgaagatgtcgatatTCTCGTCAAAGAATGCCACGCACGTGGTCTCAAGATTATTCTCGATCTTGTTGTTAATCACACCTCAATAGAGCACGAGTGGTTCAAAGAATCGAGATCATCAAAGGATAATCCGAAGAGGGATTGGTATATCTGGAAGCCAGCGAGGTATGATGAGAACGGCGTGAGACATCCCCCTACGAATTGGAGGGGGTATTTTGCGTGCTCGACGTGGACTTGGGATGAAGGTACCCAGGAATATTATCTTCATCTTTATGCGCCTGATCAGCCTGACTTGAATTGGGATAACGATGAGTGCCGAGAGGCGATTTACGAGAATACCATGCGCTTCTGGCTCGatcgtggtgttgatggtttTCGCATCGATACCGTCAATAAGTACTCCAAAAGGCGAGATTTTGTCGATGCGCCTATCACGGATCCCGCGTCGCCGCATCAGCCTGCGCCTGAAATGTGGTGCAACGGACCGCGCATTCATGAGTTTATTCATGAGATGTATGAGAAAGTACTTGGACCTTACAACGCTGTTTCAGTGGGTGAACTTTCAAACACGCCTAATCCTTCACAAGTCATTCCTTATGTATCAGCCGCTGCGAAAGAGTTGGACATGGTGTTTGAGTTCTCCATGATACGACTTGGCAATGGAAACGGTTTTGGTGACAAGTATATCTACCAACCGTTCCCACTATCCAAGCTCAAAGCGTTTGTATACAAGTGGCAGAGCTTCATCGAGGGCACAGATGCATGGGCAACAGCGTTTTGCGAGAATCACGACAATGGTCGTGCGGTGGATCGCTTCGGTGACGCGTCAACGCCAGAATGGTGGCTCAAGTCGGCCAAAACTCTAGCTATCTGGCAAACAACACTAACAGGAACTTTATTCCTgtatcaaggacaagaaatTGGCATGACCAACATGCCTAGGTCGTGGGGAATTGAAGAATACAAGGATATCGAGAGCAGCAACTTTTACGCCGAAGCCGTCGCGTCGGGCGACGAGAAGCGCGTTAGAGACACGATGCACGGTCTTCAGATCATGGCGCGCGATCATTCGCGTATTCCCTTCCAATGGGATGATTCACCCAATGCTGGATTCGCTGACGCGTTGGCGAAGCCGTGGATGAGAGTCCACGATGACTATCGCGATATCAACGTCGCCAAGCAAGTCAAAGATCCCAACTCCATTCTCAGTTTCTACAAAGCTATGCTCCGTCTTCGAAAACAGTATCAAGACATCTTTGTCTTCGGGTccttcaagctccttgacccAGAGGATGAGTCGCTGTTTAGTTATATCAAAGAGAGTAGTGTACCTGTCAAGGGACGACGGcttgagaagaggaaggcTGTTGTTGTGCTGAACATGAGTCGTGAGGATAAGCTTGGCCCGGATGTTCCTACAGTGTTGGGTTGTGCGCATGAGGATGTTAGGTTGATGGCGTATACGAGGGAAACTGCCAGTGGATTGAAAGGAGGACGGCCGATGCTGGCGGGCTGGGAGAGTCGAGTTTATGTTAACTTTGAGCTGGAATAG
- a CDS encoding probable maltose permease (MalP) — translation MASYPEKSIDAQHDETVSPEALASEAKVAAEAEHHMTLWQAIKTYPKAIGWSVLLSTTLIMEGYDLALLGNLYASPVFNEKFGSWNAEKEKYAVPPAWQSGLSNGARAGEIIGLIIAGWTSDRYGYKMTTIGSLVLMIAFVFVLFFAPNVKILVVGEVLCGIPWGAFQSVTPAYASEVAPVVLRPYLTTFINMCWVIGQFFAAAVNKGSVGRGDEWAYRIPFGVQWVWPVPILAGVIFAPESPWWYVRKGNRAAAKKSLLRLTSPQQPNFNADETIAMIEHTNEMEKNLKEGTSYRDCFKGVDLRRTEIVVGIWLVQTLGGQNLMGYFSYFLTQAGMDASNSFSLSMGQYALGMVGTMGSWFLMSRVGRRTIHFSGLCSQLLILIIVGSLSFSKDNSSVWAIGGMLILFTFVYDFTVGPVTYSLISELSSTRLKAKTIVMARAAYNASNIFVNVMTNYQLSSSAWNWGARTAYFWAGTCLLSAIWVFFRLPEPKDRTYAELDVLFEKKVPARKFAKTHIDPYSHSVSSDKKLNEKELQ, via the exons atggcttcttATCCCGAGAAGAGTATCGACGCTCAGCATGACGAGACCGTAAGCCCTGAGGCTCTTGCTTCAGAGGCCAAAGTCGCTGCCGAGGCTGAGCATCATATGACCCTCTGGCAAGCTATCAAGACTTATCCCAAGGCCATCGGCTGGTCTGTTCTTTTGTCGACGACGCTCATCATGGAAGGCTATGATCTTGCTTTACTTGGCAATTTGTATGCTTCTCCTGTGTTCAATGAGAAGTTTGGCTCGTGGaatgctgagaaggagaaataCGCTGTTCCTCCTGCTTGGCAATCTGGTTTGTCCAACGGTGCTCGCGCCGGTGAGATCATTGGTCTCATCATCGCGGGTTGGACATCTGACAGGTACGGCTACAAGATGACGACCATCGGCTCCCTCGTCCTCATGATAGCctttgtctttgttctcttcTTCGCTCCCAACGTCAAGATCCTCGTGGTCGGCGAAGTCCTCTGCG GTATCCCATGGGGCGCGTTCCAAAGCGTTACTCCTGCATATGCATCCGAAGTAGCACCGGTTGTTCTGCGACCTTACCTCACGACCTTCATCAACATGTGCTGGGTAATTGGTCAGTTCTTTGCAGCTGCTGTGAACAAAGGTTCCGTTGGGCGCGGTGATGAGTGGGCTTATCGCATCCCTTTTGGTGTGCAGTGGGTTTGGCCCGTGCCTATCCTGGCAGGTGTTATTTTTGCTCCAGA ATCACCTTGGTGGTATGTTAGGAAGGGAAACCGAGCTGCAGCCAAGAAGTCGCTTCTGAGACTTACTTCGCCTCAACAACCCAACTTTAACGCCGACGAGACGATTGCCATGATTGAGCATACAaatgagatggagaagaactTGAAGGAGGGAACTAGCTATAGAGACTGCTTCAAGGGTGTTGATCTTCGCCGAACTGAGATCGTTGTTGGTATCTGGCTTGTGCAGACTCTTGGTGGACAGAACCTTATGGGTTACTTCTCATACTTCCTTACACAAGCCGGCATGGATGCCAGCAACTCCTTCTCTCTATCCATGGGTCAATATGCTCTTGGAATGGTTGGCACCATGGGTTCTTGGTTTTTGATGTCTAGAGTTGGTCGACGCACGATTCACTTCTCGGGTCTATGCTCTcaacttctcatcctcatcatcgtcggctccctctccttctccaaagaCAACTCATCGGTCTGGGCTATTGGCGGCATGCTCATTCTCTTCACATTCGTCTACGACTTCACCGTTGGCCCCGTCACATACTCTCTCATCTCCGAGCTCTCATCCACCAGACTAAAGGCCAAGACAATCGTCATGGCTCGCGCCGCTTACAATGCTAGCAACATCTTTGTCAACGTCATGACCAACTATCAGCTTTCATCGTCGGCATGGAACTGGGGAGCTCGCACTGCCTATTTCTGGGCTGGAACATGTCTCCTCTCTGCTATCTGGGTGTTCTTCAGACTTCCTGAGCCTAAGGATCGTACTTATGCTGAGCTGGATGttctctttgagaagaaggtccCCGCGAGAAAGTTTGCCAAGACGCATATCGACCCTTACTCGCACTCCGTTTCTTCCGACAAGAAGTTGAACGAGAAGGAGTTGCAGTAG
- a CDS encoding related to transcription activator amyR: protein MPDDDVPPAKRTQVPRACQRCKTLRRGCNEYRPCRRCVDAGLGDRCIGQSGAPSILQPVHGHYSVPSNAPVAALHRLIELVPAQVLDHCVERFFARLYPTIPILTRDYVVLLRSASSSATPEWRLEAYSVLVAMCAQVLLQTEEPENLLSQGIIAENNATYGSMIVDQVVTVHQSTPRTMKPTLNQCLLAFFLYACQARLSHHSQTFLFLREATTLFCLLRIEDMDHSAKALAHRLFWVLVVSERSHAIRYRRPITLQITDEAPEIDLNDPSLSGFWSLSALFRPIDTSFVALLNQERFAISPPLSSLDFVETAVNTAIKPDLQLHETQKANLRITQLWLRMIVWKLRLRLGHLSENAHQHSLTYQYPLVVAKDLTLSTRDLSIDSIKIHGIGVTEKLYDIVSAVVDVLARVPVTPSSPQGLAMGTSPEDDLLYIRNLITKLPGGASTYEPLLEKHIQQALPSPGPSVAHSSPPISRVNS, encoded by the coding sequence ATgcctgacgatgatgtccCCCCCGCCAAGCGGACGCAGGTACCTAGAGCCTGTCAGCGCTGCAAGACGCTCCGCCGAGGCTGTAACGAGTATCGGCCCTGCAGGCGATGTGTGGATGCAGGTTTAGGAGATCGCTGCATTGGACAGTCCGGCGCTCCGAGTATTCTCCAGCCCGTCCACGGCCATTACTCGGTACCCTCAAATGCACCTGTCGCCGCGCTGCACCGTCTCATCGAGCTTGTACCGGCTCAGGTACTTGATCATTGCGTCGAGCGCTTCTTTGCACGGCTTTACCCTACTATTCCTATTCTGACTCGCGATTATGTCGTGCTCCTGCGATCGGCGTCATCGTCGGCCACGCCTGAATGGAGACTTGAGGCTTACTCTGTGCTTGTCGCCATGTGCGCGCAAGTACTCCTCCAGACTGAAGAACCGGAGAATTTACTATCGCAAGGCATCATCGCTGAGAATAATGCGACATATGGTTCAATGATCGTGGACCAAGTCGTCACCGTCCACCAATCCACCCCCCGCACAATGAAACCAACCCTCAACCAATGCCTCCTCGCATTCTTCCTCTACGCCTGCCAAGCGCGTCTCTCGCACCACAGCCAAACATTCCTCTTCCTGCGCGAAGCAACAACTCTATTCTGTCTTCTGCGCATTGAGGACATGGACCACTCCGCAAAGGCGTTAGCACACCGACTATTCTGGGTCCTTGTCGTATCAGAGCGATCTCACGCCATCCGATATCGCCGCCCCATCACATTACAAATAACCGACGAGGCCCCAGAAATCGACCTCAACGATCCTTCGCTTTCTGGCTTCTGGAGTCTTTCGGCACTTTTTAGACCCATTGATACCTCGTTTGTTGCGCTGCTGAACCAGGAGCGTTTTGCCATCTCACCGCCTCTTTCGTCGCTGGATTTCGTGGAGACGGCTGTTAACACGGCTATAAAGCCTGACTTGCAGCTTCATGAGACGCAGAAGGCGAATTTGAGGATAACGCAGCTATGGTTGCGAATGATTGTATGGAAATTGCGTCTTCGATTGGGTCATCTCAGTGAAAATGCACATCAGCATAGTCTCACCTATCAGTACCCTCTAGTCGTTGCCAAAGATCTCACGCTCTCAACGCGAGATCTTTCCATTGACAGTATAAAGATTCATGGCATCGGAGTAACAGAGAAGCTGTACGATATTGTCTCGGCCGTGGTAGACGTCCTGGCTCGCGTCCCAGTCACGCCTTCAAGTCCTCAAGGCCTGGCAATGGGCACGTCACCTGAAGACGATCTACTATATATCCGGAACCTCATAACCAAACTGCCGGGAGGTGCATCCACTTATGAGCCGCTTCTAGAAAAGCACATACAACAGGCACTGCCGAGTCCCGGGCCTAGCGTGGCCCACAGTAGTCCGCCAATATCGAGAGTAAATTCATAA